The sequence GCCGAATTTAAGTCTTGCCAAGGGAGTAGTCTATGAACTTAGCTTTGCCGCTCGCTCTACAAAGGAGAGAGAGGCTGAGGTTACGGTTGAAAATGTCCAGTATACAAGATTTTTCAGTGAAGTGCTTTCACTTAGTGACCAAATGCAGCAATACACATATGAATTCACAATGCCTGTCGATGACATTGCTTCCTTCAAAATGCTGCTTGGCAAAAACGCTATGTCACCAGTTGGGACACATGAGGTATTCATAGATGATGTGGTCTTGAAAGTTAAAAACGCACCTTCTCAGCAGGAGCCAGATTCCACCCCCGGAATTGATAATGGAACATTTTCAGATGGTACAACTGGCTGGTCCTCATGGTGGGGTGATCAATGGAGCGGCTACGGTAAAGGTATAATGACTGCTGAAGCAGGAGAAATGAAAGTTTCGATTTCACAGGTTGGCGGCGCATCCTATGCTCCGCAAGTGTTCCAGAAAGGCCTGCTTTTTGAAAATGGTGCCAGCTATACAGTAACGTTTGATGCAAGAGCGGACCTTCCTAGGAAAATGAATATCAATATAGGAAAAGAGCTTACAATTGAACCTTGGTTCATTGGCTATGTGCCGACACAAAAAGTTGATTTAACGACTGAAATGAATCGGTACAGCTTCACCTTTTTTATGAATGAAGAAACGTATGCAGATGGAAAGATTGTTTTCGAGCTTGGCAATATTTTAGACGGCAATGCGGCAACAAATGTCTATATTGATAATGTAAGCATTACAAAAAATTAAGTTCTCAAGGGGGCAGAATAGTATTTACATTCTGCCTCTTTTCCTTCAATGTATAAAAAGGAAAAAGTATTACAAAAACCGCTGTTGATTATGAAGCGGCCAGCGTAATCCAAACTATTAAAGTGAACTTTTAAAGGTGGAAATGCAAGATGACTTTACAGAAAAACAACAGTCTGCCTAAACAGATTGGCTTATTAGCACTTACCTGGCCGATTTTTATAGAATTATTTTTGCATATGTTAATGGGCAGCACGGATACTTTCATGCTTTCCCATATTTCAGATAATGCTGTTGCAGCAGTAGGCGTAGCCAATCAGCTCGTATTTTTCATGATTCTCGTTTTTGGTTTCGTTGCAACGGGGACAGCAGTGCTGGTTTCACAGAACCTTGGAGCTGGACTTCAAGTGGATGCAAGGAAGATTTCTGGTCTCTCACTATCTCTTAATTTTATTTTCGGAGTATTGATCAGTGTAATTGTTGTCGGTTTCAATGATTTATTTTTACAAATGTTCAATCTCACTCCCGAAATCCACCGCTTGGCTCAGCAGTATTTGACCATTGTCGGGGGAACACTTTTTACACAGGCCCTCCTTGTCACTGCTTCAGCAGTCCTAAGGGCAAATGGGTTAACAAAAGAGGCGATGGTAATTTCGATTGTCATGAATATTATCCACCTTGCCGGAAACAGTTTATTTATTTACGGCCTATTCGGTGTTCCGGAACTGGGTGTTCAGGGTGTGGCGATTTCGACAGCGATATCACGTGCCATCGCAGTGATTCTAATATTCAGATTGCTATACCGCAGGCTGCCTATGAGAATTGCAATAGAGGATTACCTAAACTTCAATAAGGTCTTTATTAAAAAAATCTTGAAGATTGGCGTTCCCTCGGCCGGAGAAAATGTGGTTTACAACACCAGCCAGATGGCGATCACCGTCATTATTGGTTTGCTCGGGGCTATGGCACTGACAACAAGGGTATACACATTTAACATCATGTCCTTCATGATGCTTTTCGGAATAGCGATTGGACAGGGCACGCAAATACTGATTGGATACAAGGTAGGGGCCAGAGAGTTTGATAAAGCTTACCATCAGCTATTGAAAAGCTTGAAACTTAGCATCATCATCACGATGGCGATCACTGTGGTTATCGTTGCATTCAGAGAACCTATACTAGGGATCTTTACCGCTAATAAGGAGATCATCAGGGAAGGAAGCAAGGTTCTGCTCCTTTGCTTGATCCTTGAACCAGGCCGAACCTTCAATATAGTCGTAATCAGTTCTCTCCGTGCAGCAGGAGATGCAGTATTCCCCGTGAAAATGGCCTTTGTCTCGATGTGGGGAATCAGTATCCCGCTTGCTTATATTCTGGGAATTAAAATGGGCTTTGGACTGTCAGGCATCTGGATTGCCTTTATCGTTGATGAATGGTTCAGAGGAATCATCATGTATATCAGATGGAAAAGCAGAGTTTGGGAGAAAAAGGTCCTGGTTGATGATAGGGTTCAAACAGTATGATAGTTGATTTCGGGAGGCAAAGTGAATGAATTACAGGCAGCTTGGGAGCACAGGAATAAAGGTGTCGGAAGTTGGATTTGGTGCCTGGCAGCTCGGAAACACAAGGGACTGGGAAGGCATGGAGGAAAACCAGGCAATCACGCTGGTGCATGAAGCGCTGGAACAGGGCTGCAATTTCTTTGATACCGCCCCGAATTATGGTGGTGGAAATAGTGAGTCATTGCTTGGGAAAGCTCTAACAGGAAGAAGGGGCCAGGCGGTGATTAACAGCAAGTTTGGACATCACCCGGATAACACCCTTAATTTCGATTCACAGAAAATCCGCAGTTCAATAGAAGGCAGCTTACGCCGGCTTAAAACGGATTATCTGGATTCAATCTTATTGCATAATCCTCCTTTTGAAATTCTGACTGGCAGCACAGGTCATTTTGAGGTATTGGAATCCCTTAAACAAGAAGGTAAGATCCGGGCTTACGGAGCTTCAATCGACTCCGCGAGAGAGATGGATGAGCTGATACAGAATACCGGAAGCCAGGTTATTGAGGTAATGTTCAACATTTTTCATCAGGAGCCAAGAAAAGCCTTCAAGAATGCAGCAGAAAAAAATGTCGGACTGATTGTAAAAGTCCCGCTTGATTCTGGGTGGCTATCAGGCAAATATGATGAAAGCAGTGTGTTTACAGATATCAGGAGCCGTTGGGACCCGAATCAGCTCAGGAAAAGATCAGAGCTCCTGCCTGTTCTTAAAGAAATGCTTGACCCTGGTGAATCGTTGGTACAGTTGGCCTTAAGGTATATTCTTCATTATCCGGAGGTTTCTACAGTCATTCCTGGAAATAAGAATCTCGAGCAGCTGATCGAGAATTTATCTGCTGCAGAAAAAAGAATTTCAGCGGTAAAAGTGAAGAAGTTGGAGGAGATATGGGAAGAAAAGCTGAAAGCCCA comes from Mesobacillus jeotgali and encodes:
- a CDS encoding aldo/keto reductase, with product MNYRQLGSTGIKVSEVGFGAWQLGNTRDWEGMEENQAITLVHEALEQGCNFFDTAPNYGGGNSESLLGKALTGRRGQAVINSKFGHHPDNTLNFDSQKIRSSIEGSLRRLKTDYLDSILLHNPPFEILTGSTGHFEVLESLKQEGKIRAYGASIDSAREMDELIQNTGSQVIEVMFNIFHQEPRKAFKNAAEKNVGLIVKVPLDSGWLSGKYDESSVFTDIRSRWDPNQLRKRSELLPVLKEMLDPGESLVQLALRYILHYPEVSTVIPGNKNLEQLIENLSAAEKRISAVKVKKLEEIWEEKLKAHPMGW
- a CDS encoding MATE family efflux transporter; protein product: MTLQKNNSLPKQIGLLALTWPIFIELFLHMLMGSTDTFMLSHISDNAVAAVGVANQLVFFMILVFGFVATGTAVLVSQNLGAGLQVDARKISGLSLSLNFIFGVLISVIVVGFNDLFLQMFNLTPEIHRLAQQYLTIVGGTLFTQALLVTASAVLRANGLTKEAMVISIVMNIIHLAGNSLFIYGLFGVPELGVQGVAISTAISRAIAVILIFRLLYRRLPMRIAIEDYLNFNKVFIKKILKIGVPSAGENVVYNTSQMAITVIIGLLGAMALTTRVYTFNIMSFMMLFGIAIGQGTQILIGYKVGAREFDKAYHQLLKSLKLSIIITMAITVVIVAFREPILGIFTANKEIIREGSKVLLLCLILEPGRTFNIVVISSLRAAGDAVFPVKMAFVSMWGISIPLAYILGIKMGFGLSGIWIAFIVDEWFRGIIMYIRWKSRVWEKKVLVDDRVQTV